A single window of Sphingobium sp. SCG-1 DNA harbors:
- a CDS encoding exopolysaccharide biosynthesis protein, which produces MQLADLIRAVLVRWKLEAAIFMGVLALAIIWIVASPRTYIATASMLIDSRAPDPVSSDSGTSKGEGSVIATEARIIQSEAIAARVAEKLGIDKDPAMKERWMSDTGGAQTFNGWVARRVLAGLGVSADSADNIITLGYKSSDPQKAASMANAFADAYVDVRLRMSTDPAKTYADWFEKRIAEVRAKLIASQEALSDFQRARGIISTGSIDAESTRLGELSSQLSNAEAQAADARSRASVGGAAMPEVQTSGVIQGLRSQIAAKSAAVQQMRGELGSSHPEMLAAQAELAQLQASLASETAKTTGMLSASSAASSSREGQIRGLLSSQRGRMLAQAADRSKLEVLESDTASARREYDSVTQQLASMRLRSTVPATNIRQLDRAEVPLLPDSPNVVLRLLLAIVFGLMLALTTAVALEWRRPRIRNVASLVHLTGAPVLGTAQIRRALPHMTGPQSTGEATT; this is translated from the coding sequence ATGCAGCTTGCAGACCTGATCCGCGCCGTCCTCGTCCGATGGAAACTGGAAGCGGCAATATTCATGGGCGTGCTTGCCCTGGCGATCATCTGGATCGTCGCAAGCCCGCGCACATATATCGCGACCGCCAGCATGTTGATCGACTCCCGTGCCCCCGATCCGGTGTCATCTGACTCTGGTACCTCGAAAGGGGAAGGTTCGGTGATCGCGACCGAGGCCAGGATCATTCAGAGCGAGGCGATTGCTGCCCGCGTGGCTGAGAAGCTGGGGATCGACAAAGACCCGGCGATGAAAGAACGTTGGATGAGCGACACGGGGGGGGCGCAGACCTTCAATGGCTGGGTCGCTCGCCGGGTGTTGGCAGGCCTCGGCGTCAGCGCAGATTCGGCGGACAACATCATTACATTGGGATATAAATCCTCCGATCCGCAAAAGGCGGCTTCCATGGCCAACGCCTTTGCCGACGCCTATGTCGATGTACGGCTGCGGATGAGCACCGATCCCGCGAAGACCTATGCCGACTGGTTCGAGAAACGGATCGCCGAAGTCCGCGCCAAATTGATCGCCAGTCAGGAAGCCTTGTCCGATTTCCAGCGGGCGCGGGGCATTATTTCCACCGGCTCCATCGACGCGGAAAGCACGCGACTTGGCGAACTGTCCTCACAACTGTCCAATGCCGAGGCGCAAGCGGCAGACGCCCGATCGCGCGCCAGCGTCGGCGGAGCGGCAATGCCCGAGGTTCAGACGTCGGGCGTTATCCAAGGGTTGCGCTCGCAGATCGCGGCAAAGTCGGCGGCGGTCCAGCAGATGCGTGGCGAACTGGGTAGTTCCCATCCCGAGATGCTAGCGGCACAGGCGGAACTCGCACAGTTGCAGGCGAGCCTGGCGAGCGAAACCGCCAAGACGACAGGAATGTTGAGTGCTTCCAGTGCGGCGTCCAGCTCTCGCGAAGGTCAAATCCGCGGTCTTTTATCAAGCCAGCGCGGGCGGATGCTGGCGCAGGCCGCAGACCGTAGCAAGCTGGAGGTGCTGGAAAGCGACACCGCCTCGGCGCGGCGCGAATATGACTCGGTGACGCAGCAACTCGCCTCGATGCGGCTGCGCAGTACCGTGCCTGCGACCAATATCCGGCAACTCGACCGGGCGGAGGTGCCGCTTCTACCGGACAGCCCGAATGTCGTGTTGCGATTGTTGCTGGCAATCGTTTTCGGCCTGATGCTGGCGCTCACCACCGCCGTTGCGCTGGAGTGGCGCCGGCCCCGCATCCGCAACGTTGCCAGCCTTGTGCATCTCACAGGAGCGCCAGTGCTGGGAACGGCCCAGATCCGTCGCGCCCTGCCACATATGACCGGGCCGCAATCCACGGGGGAAGCAACGACATGA
- a CDS encoding AAA family ATPase, translating into MVVSAQKGRRGFWSSLVRGLTHLLAPAPAPRPTLSAPIQKAAHVEGEPEASSRVQTPPRATPRIRHGNSFDALTDPRRRRVTINFNSTQPVENRRDLYGRADKLEALFNSVVLREQHALIYGARGSGKTSLVRVFADYADQQGLIVLYTACEPHHSFPELLKLYFETIPRSAIAAGRDILFREKLRDLGAGFGPREGVEFLGEFTTRRLIFIFDEFDRILSREVRLEFASFLKLLADARMPVQAVLVGIGGDLADLITDHPSLRRHLTAIPIGRISAAAVEEMIDVGAEQAGLPFDDASKELIASLACGSPYHVRLFCAHAGLHALRNGQDQVTSAAALSGVIAASDDWALLNDDDARLFRQLSASNVALHHALAHVARSAAMFDAVSATQLGRELPSGQAEQAITMFGPALIGRDSDQYAFRDTVAPQFFLALLLTQSARRDTVHDNVIPLPETSRLGQAL; encoded by the coding sequence ATGGTGGTGTCCGCTCAGAAAGGCCGGCGGGGCTTCTGGTCAAGCCTTGTGCGTGGCCTGACCCATCTGCTTGCGCCAGCGCCAGCGCCGCGTCCGACGCTTTCCGCTCCAATCCAGAAAGCTGCCCATGTGGAGGGTGAACCAGAGGCATCTTCCCGTGTTCAGACGCCGCCGCGTGCCACGCCGCGAATACGTCACGGGAACAGCTTCGATGCTCTTACCGACCCGCGCCGTCGTAGAGTCACTATAAACTTCAATAGTACGCAACCTGTTGAAAATAGGAGAGATTTATACGGTCGTGCCGATAAACTTGAGGCGCTGTTCAATTCTGTTGTTCTGCGCGAGCAGCACGCACTGATTTACGGTGCACGGGGATCGGGCAAGACGTCGCTGGTGCGGGTGTTCGCGGACTATGCCGATCAACAGGGATTGATCGTGCTCTATACGGCCTGCGAGCCGCATCACAGTTTTCCGGAACTGCTGAAGCTGTACTTCGAGACGATCCCGCGTTCTGCCATTGCCGCGGGGCGCGACATCCTGTTCCGCGAGAAGCTGCGCGACCTGGGCGCGGGCTTCGGGCCGCGTGAGGGCGTGGAATTCCTTGGTGAATTCACGACGCGGCGGCTCATTTTCATCTTCGACGAATTCGACCGGATCCTAAGTAGGGAGGTCCGCCTGGAATTCGCTAGTTTCCTCAAGCTGTTGGCCGATGCGCGGATGCCGGTGCAGGCGGTGCTGGTCGGCATCGGCGGCGATCTGGCCGATCTCATTACCGATCATCCGTCCTTACGGCGCCATCTCACTGCCATCCCAATCGGCCGCATCAGTGCCGCTGCGGTGGAGGAGATGATCGATGTGGGGGCGGAGCAGGCTGGCTTGCCCTTCGACGACGCGAGCAAGGAACTGATCGCCAGCTTGGCTTGCGGATCCCCTTATCATGTGCGGCTATTCTGTGCTCATGCAGGATTGCACGCGCTGCGGAACGGGCAGGATCAGGTGACATCGGCGGCGGCGCTGTCCGGCGTCATCGCGGCGAGCGATGACTGGGCGCTGCTGAACGACGATGACGCACGGCTTTTCCGGCAGCTTTCCGCTTCGAACGTCGCGCTTCATCACGCGCTTGCGCATGTTGCGCGTTCGGCGGCTATGTTCGACGCCGTCAGCGCCACGCAACTGGGCCGCGAACTGCCTAGCGGTCAGGCGGAGCAGGCGATCACGATGTTCGGGCCGGCGTTAATCGGGCGGGATAGCGATCAATATGCGTTCCGCGACACCGTCGCGCCGCAATTTTTCCTGGCGCTGCTTCTGACGCAATCCGCCCGCCGCGACACGGTCCACGACAACGTCATTCCTCTGCCCGAGACATCGCGTCTTGGTCAGGCACTCTGA
- a CDS encoding polysaccharide biosynthesis/export family protein, which translates to MKSLIYAAFLLGASVSPLAVAAAVEASPASYMLGVNDEVQVSVFGAHPIDVKTRVKEDGGITLPMLGDVKAEGYTANQLAGVIAEKLKSGRYYVNPIVNVEITSFVSNSVTAFGSLQQPGLYPIDRPLTVAMLLARAGGTRGDAADYVILRRKGQPDRRVVLDEMADGSDEALRPGDSVFVPAAQPLFVYGQVNKPGKVELRSGMTLRQALASAGGPTLAGTQKRVTLTRGSTTTKKVPLDTPVKAGDVYYVNEKLF; encoded by the coding sequence ATGAAGAGCCTAATATATGCAGCATTTCTGCTCGGCGCCTCCGTGTCTCCGCTGGCGGTCGCTGCGGCCGTGGAAGCTTCGCCTGCCAGCTACATGCTGGGTGTAAATGACGAAGTGCAGGTGTCGGTTTTCGGCGCACATCCCATCGACGTGAAAACGCGCGTGAAAGAGGATGGCGGCATCACGCTCCCGATGCTGGGCGATGTGAAAGCGGAGGGCTATACCGCAAACCAGCTTGCAGGCGTCATTGCCGAAAAGCTGAAGAGCGGGCGCTATTACGTCAATCCCATAGTGAACGTCGAAATCACGAGCTTCGTCAGCAATTCGGTCACGGCGTTCGGCAGCTTGCAGCAGCCTGGCCTCTATCCGATTGACCGGCCGTTGACGGTCGCGATGCTGCTGGCGAGAGCGGGCGGTACGCGGGGCGATGCCGCCGACTATGTGATCCTGCGGCGGAAGGGGCAGCCCGATCGTCGTGTGGTTCTCGATGAAATGGCGGACGGTAGTGACGAGGCACTGCGACCCGGCGACTCCGTTTTCGTTCCTGCTGCACAGCCGCTGTTCGTCTACGGCCAGGTCAACAAGCCCGGCAAGGTGGAGCTTCGGTCCGGCATGACGTTGAGGCAAGCGCTTGCCTCCGCCGGCGGCCCAACGCTGGCGGGGACGCAGAAGCGCGTGACTCTTACGCGGGGGTCGACGACGACGAAGAAGGTGCCGCTGGATACGCCGGTCAAGGCTGGCGACGTCTATTATGTCAACGAGAAGTTGTTCTGA
- a CDS encoding outer membrane beta-barrel protein, with the protein MLATAISAPAIGQEVDQPPDLLVIRPTVRATYDDNIMKLSKIRAPNDRDDLRFTPTIDFTVRRLIAGQHQLTLTGMAGYDLHRTNKFLNRERIEATAQVNVAVAGACTVRPGASVNWAQANLSDQGFVAGNTLRQTDLEVTVACRRAAGLYPTASGRISRAINTAQSRELFNLHNEFASAGVGYRVPSIGDLIAMVEYERFDRPKFRSRLGIDDRSSTWRYGLLFTRNVAPRVSFRAAVNYFRVDPRAAGLDDFSGVGFEGGINFRPSPPLSINLRGARAATSQGNTGSTYVIQTRWQLTAAYQLGAETEFQLGAQLNRRNFRDELLVDTPFPRDFDRTSTFNAGVTRALNEKIRAGLSARYERRNANIAYYEYDSASVTAQIGVRL; encoded by the coding sequence TTGCTTGCGACGGCAATATCCGCGCCCGCAATCGGGCAGGAAGTGGATCAGCCGCCAGACTTGCTCGTGATCCGGCCTACGGTCCGGGCGACCTACGATGACAATATCATGAAGCTCAGCAAGATCCGTGCACCTAACGACCGTGACGATCTGCGGTTCACGCCGACGATCGACTTCACGGTACGGCGCTTGATCGCAGGACAGCATCAACTGACGCTGACGGGGATGGCGGGGTACGATCTGCATCGCACGAACAAGTTCCTCAATCGGGAGCGGATCGAGGCGACGGCACAAGTGAATGTCGCAGTCGCCGGCGCGTGCACGGTTCGGCCGGGAGCTTCGGTAAATTGGGCGCAGGCCAATCTATCGGATCAGGGCTTCGTCGCTGGCAACACCTTGCGTCAGACCGATCTGGAAGTGACGGTCGCCTGTCGGAGGGCTGCGGGCCTATATCCCACAGCCTCGGGCCGTATCAGCCGCGCGATCAACACCGCCCAATCGCGCGAGTTGTTCAACCTGCACAATGAGTTTGCCAGTGCAGGCGTAGGCTATCGCGTCCCCAGCATCGGCGATCTAATCGCGATGGTCGAATATGAACGGTTCGACCGGCCGAAGTTCCGCTCGCGCCTTGGTATCGACGACCGCTCGTCTACATGGCGGTATGGCCTGCTGTTTACGCGCAATGTTGCGCCACGCGTGAGCTTCCGTGCAGCCGTAAACTATTTCCGGGTCGATCCGCGTGCCGCCGGGCTGGACGATTTCTCAGGTGTGGGATTCGAGGGGGGCATCAACTTCCGGCCATCTCCTCCACTGTCCATCAATCTGCGTGGGGCGCGGGCGGCAACGAGCCAGGGGAATACCGGATCGACCTACGTGATCCAAACCCGGTGGCAACTGACCGCCGCGTATCAATTAGGTGCTGAAACCGAATTTCAGCTCGGCGCACAACTGAATCGCCGCAACTTCAGGGATGAGTTGTTGGTGGACACGCCATTCCCCCGGGACTTCGATCGCACCTCGACCTTCAACGCGGGCGTGACACGCGCATTGAACGAGAAAATCCGGGCGGGTCTATCGGCACGATACGAGCGGCGAAACGCGAACATCGCCTACTACGAATATGACTCCGCGTCGGTCACGGCACAGATCGGCGTGCGCTTGTGA
- a CDS encoding glycoside hydrolase family 5 protein, with protein MSAGRLLFRDAPLAALLLCAVSGAAQARPASGVNLASGEFNSKRKPGVYGKDYIYPDAKVAAPFLASGMKIVRVPILWERVQPVMGQPLAPDEMRRLDKALAGMSGFQTIVLDVHNYGKFNGQRLDQMPDGAASFAELWRQLAERYKGQGKIAFGLMNEPNGIPAPTWRKMADGAVAAIRDTGARNLILVPGTSWTGAHSWTKGGANSNAAAFAGFRDPGKNFAFELHQYLDSDNMGTKEQCVDGATAAARIRPATEWLRKNRYRGFLGEFGAASNADCLEALNALLRQVEQGSDVWMGWAYWAGGPWWKRYPMNIQPEGGQHKPQMAVLERFMAGGR; from the coding sequence ATGAGCGCAGGCCGTCTGCTTTTTCGCGATGCGCCTCTTGCCGCGCTGCTGCTCTGCGCGGTCTCCGGCGCAGCACAGGCGCGTCCGGCGAGCGGCGTGAACCTCGCCAGCGGCGAGTTCAATTCCAAACGCAAGCCAGGCGTGTACGGCAAGGACTACATCTACCCCGACGCGAAAGTCGCCGCGCCCTTCCTAGCTAGCGGCATGAAGATCGTCCGCGTGCCGATCCTGTGGGAGCGGGTACAGCCGGTCATGGGGCAGCCGCTTGCGCCGGACGAGATGCGGCGGCTGGACAAGGCGCTGGCGGGGATGAGCGGCTTCCAAACTATCGTTCTGGACGTGCATAACTATGGCAAATTCAACGGCCAGCGACTTGACCAGATGCCTGATGGTGCTGCCAGCTTCGCGGAGCTTTGGCGGCAGTTGGCGGAACGGTACAAGGGCCAAGGCAAGATCGCGTTCGGCCTGATGAACGAGCCGAACGGCATTCCCGCGCCCACTTGGCGCAAGATGGCGGATGGTGCCGTCGCGGCAATCCGCGATACCGGCGCGCGCAATCTCATCCTGGTGCCGGGCACGTCATGGACTGGCGCGCATAGCTGGACCAAGGGCGGCGCAAATTCGAACGCAGCGGCGTTCGCGGGCTTCCGCGATCCGGGCAAGAACTTCGCGTTCGAGCTCCATCAATATCTCGATTCCGACAATATGGGAACGAAGGAGCAGTGCGTGGACGGAGCAACCGCCGCCGCGCGCATCCGACCCGCCACCGAATGGCTGCGCAAGAACAGATATCGCGGTTTTCTGGGCGAGTTCGGCGCAGCTTCGAACGCCGACTGCCTTGAGGCGCTCAATGCGCTGCTGCGGCAGGTTGAGCAAGGATCGGATGTCTGGATGGGCTGGGCATATTGGGCAGGGGGGCCGTGGTGGAAACGATATCCAATGAACATTCAGCCGGAGGGCGGACAGCACAAGCCGCAGATGGCCGTACTCGAACGCTTCATGGCAGGAGGACGCTGA
- a CDS encoding NAD-dependent epimerase/dehydratase family protein, producing MTLSLVAITGATGFTGGALAKRLKADGYTVRALARREPEDDVAERASEWLTGALTDPEAISALVEGADTVFHIAAMYRTEGAPEEFMRVNRDSTALLLKAAREAGVRRFVYCSSIGVHGDVRSGVADESAPFSPRDPYQQSKLEAERLCREAMREPGMEIVVVRPCGIYGPGDTRMLKMFSMLQKGTFFYVGAGKSHFHPVYIDDLVQGFMLAMTQPGAAGQTFIVGAAEHLPLRDYVATAAKTLNVPAPTRHLPYGPVNAAAHMCELLCAPLKIEPPLHRRRLTFFKHHRAFTIDRAQSLLGYAPKVGLAEGFARTVDWYRQEGLLR from the coding sequence ATGACGCTCTCGCTCGTCGCGATTACCGGCGCTACAGGCTTCACCGGCGGCGCGTTGGCCAAGCGCCTGAAAGCCGACGGCTACACCGTCCGAGCGCTCGCGCGTCGTGAGCCAGAGGACGATGTTGCGGAGCGTGCGAGCGAATGGCTGACCGGCGCGCTCACCGATCCGGAAGCTATCTCGGCGCTGGTAGAAGGTGCAGACACCGTCTTCCATATCGCCGCCATGTATCGCACCGAAGGCGCGCCCGAAGAATTTATGCGCGTCAACCGCGACAGTACGGCGCTGCTGCTGAAGGCGGCGCGGGAGGCTGGCGTGCGGCGGTTCGTCTATTGCTCGTCCATCGGAGTGCATGGCGATGTGCGCAGCGGCGTCGCGGACGAAAGCGCACCCTTCTCTCCGCGCGACCCCTATCAGCAGAGCAAGCTGGAGGCGGAGCGTCTGTGCCGCGAAGCAATGCGCGAGCCGGGCATGGAGATCGTCGTCGTGCGGCCGTGCGGCATTTATGGCCCAGGCGACACGCGGATGCTGAAGATGTTCAGCATGTTGCAGAAGGGCACTTTCTTCTACGTCGGCGCGGGCAAGTCGCACTTCCACCCGGTCTACATTGACGATCTGGTGCAGGGCTTCATGCTCGCCATGACGCAGCCCGGCGCTGCGGGTCAGACATTCATCGTGGGCGCTGCCGAGCACTTGCCCCTGCGCGATTATGTGGCGACGGCGGCCAAAACGCTCAACGTGCCCGCGCCGACACGACATCTGCCTTATGGGCCGGTGAATGCAGCGGCGCATATGTGCGAGCTGTTGTGCGCGCCGTTGAAGATTGAGCCGCCGCTCCATCGCAGGCGGCTGACTTTCTTCAAGCACCACCGCGCCTTCACCATTGATCGCGCGCAGTCGCTGCTTGGCTATGCGCCGAAGGTTGGGCTTGCGGAAGGTTTCGCGCGCACGGTGGACTGGTACCGGCAGGAGGGATTGCTGCGATGA
- a CDS encoding class I SAM-dependent methyltransferase, producing the protein MIALDYTWPDVETSSDAYARRFSGDAGAYLLKVQNEGLEALLRAGTHPIQSALDVGGGHGQLVESLLRTAGRVTVLGSDDCCAERIARSPLGNQVEFRQGELLAAPFDDRSFDLVTSIRLLAHMTHWHVLIAELCRVSRRHVIVDYPTLMGLNALALPAYPVKRAIEKDTRTYRSFWPSQINRVFARHGFRPAGTFKQFVVPMGLHRMAGTKIAPVESAMRAVGITRMLGNPVLARFDRVAA; encoded by the coding sequence ATGATCGCGCTCGATTATACCTGGCCGGATGTCGAGACATCCTCGGATGCCTACGCCCGGCGGTTCTCGGGGGATGCAGGCGCGTATCTGCTGAAGGTGCAGAATGAGGGGCTGGAGGCGCTGCTGCGAGCGGGTACGCATCCGATCCAGTCGGCGCTCGATGTCGGCGGTGGGCATGGTCAGTTGGTCGAGAGCCTGCTGCGCACGGCCGGGCGAGTGACGGTGCTGGGCAGCGATGACTGCTGCGCAGAGCGGATCGCGCGCAGCCCGTTGGGCAATCAGGTTGAGTTCCGGCAGGGTGAGTTGCTGGCCGCGCCGTTCGACGATCGCAGCTTCGACCTTGTGACCAGCATCAGGCTGCTGGCGCATATGACGCACTGGCATGTGCTGATCGCAGAACTGTGTCGGGTGTCCCGTCGCCATGTCATCGTCGATTATCCCACGTTGATGGGTCTGAATGCGCTGGCGCTGCCCGCCTATCCGGTGAAGCGTGCGATTGAGAAGGATACGCGCACCTATCGCAGCTTCTGGCCGTCGCAGATCAATCGCGTGTTTGCGCGCCATGGCTTTCGTCCTGCGGGGACGTTCAAGCAATTCGTCGTTCCGATGGGCCTCCATCGCATGGCGGGCACGAAGATCGCGCCTGTGGAAAGCGCGATGCGCGCGGTCGGGATCACACGGATGCTCGGCAATCCGGTCCTCGCCCGCTTCGACAGGGTGGCGGCATGA
- a CDS encoding glycosyltransferase family 2 protein, with amino-acid sequence MGVDLSIVVPSYNEEENLPLLVAQISSALQSYVGEYEVVLVDDGSSDSTFTVAQHLSKTDRHLRVIRFRRNYGQTAAMAAGIQNARGDIIVTMDGDLQNDPADVLRLVELIDSGYDIATGWRRKRKDGAARVYISKCANRIMATLMGVEVRDSGCSLKAYRAPLIKNLPMYGELHRFIPAMSRLAGARLAQIEVNHHPRRFGVSKYGFSRIYKVMLDIISVRMLLSFVRRPAAWHSPMTGIAMALGFLALVAGTAAEPRISLPYLTVGVLWLSLAAILISWGVVGQLLASSNPRVSNYATLGATLSARVAHLRSGEDEHGDSNPA; translated from the coding sequence ATGGGGGTAGATTTATCTATAGTTGTTCCCTCTTATAATGAGGAAGAGAATCTTCCACTTCTGGTCGCGCAGATTTCTAGTGCGCTACAATCCTATGTTGGCGAATATGAGGTTGTATTGGTCGACGATGGCAGCAGTGACTCGACTTTCACCGTTGCACAGCATCTTTCGAAAACCGATCGGCATCTGCGCGTCATCAGGTTTCGGCGGAACTATGGGCAGACCGCGGCGATGGCAGCGGGCATCCAGAATGCGCGTGGCGACATCATCGTCACTATGGACGGCGACTTGCAGAACGACCCTGCCGACGTCCTGCGACTCGTCGAACTAATCGACAGCGGCTATGACATAGCAACGGGATGGCGCCGTAAACGCAAGGACGGCGCGGCCCGCGTCTACATTTCCAAATGCGCCAACCGGATCATGGCGACGCTGATGGGCGTCGAAGTGCGCGACAGCGGTTGCTCGCTGAAAGCGTATCGTGCGCCGCTCATCAAGAACCTGCCGATGTACGGCGAGCTTCACAGGTTCATTCCCGCGATGTCCCGCCTTGCGGGCGCGCGCCTCGCGCAGATCGAAGTCAATCACCATCCGCGCCGCTTCGGCGTCTCGAAATATGGCTTCTCGCGCATCTACAAGGTGATGCTGGACATCATCTCGGTGCGGATGCTGCTCAGTTTCGTGCGCCGCCCCGCCGCATGGCACTCGCCAATGACTGGCATCGCCATGGCGCTCGGCTTTCTCGCGCTGGTCGCTGGCACTGCCGCCGAGCCACGGATTTCGCTGCCCTATCTGACGGTCGGCGTACTCTGGCTGTCGCTGGCGGCCATCCTCATCAGTTGGGGGGTCGTCGGGCAGCTTCTCGCTTCCTCGAATCCCCGTGTCTCAAACTATGCGACGCTCGGCGCCACTCTTTCGGCACGCGTCGCGCATCTACGGAGTGGCGAAGATGAACATGGCGACAGTAACCCAGCTTAA
- a CDS encoding glycosyltransferase: protein MNMATVTQLKLTPPLDLSVIIPVTGRYDAPETLYASYSRALKKTGRTYEIIYVLDGPYPLISAMAERLAEAGAPVKAIGFNREFGEAACLREGAKRAVGNAVLFLPAYSQIDPDAIQQVLDQLRTDDIVVASRDRRNDRPLNRLRSWGFEMVARIAGSRYADPGCVVRAVRRRVLDEVPIQDEQHRFLPLMAELHGFRVGQVTVPQATSDARRPQHRPSIYLNVVLDLFAVAFLLRFIQKPFRFFGTIGAVSIILSVLLGIYLLYERQVTGVPMSDRPLLVLDALLVIVGVQIAAIGLVAEIVLFTRNDGGKHYHIDTIVEEGQPIA from the coding sequence ATGAACATGGCGACAGTAACCCAGCTTAAGCTTACGCCCCCGCTCGACCTATCCGTGATCATCCCGGTCACGGGCCGATATGATGCGCCCGAAACGCTCTATGCCAGCTATTCCAGGGCGTTGAAAAAGACTGGGCGCACCTATGAGATCATCTATGTTCTGGATGGTCCCTACCCGCTGATCTCGGCCATGGCCGAGCGGCTTGCCGAGGCAGGCGCGCCAGTCAAGGCAATCGGTTTTAATCGCGAGTTCGGCGAAGCGGCGTGCCTGCGTGAAGGGGCAAAGCGCGCAGTCGGCAACGCCGTCCTTTTCCTCCCCGCCTACTCGCAGATCGATCCGGATGCGATCCAGCAGGTCCTCGATCAACTCAGGACCGACGACATCGTCGTCGCCAGCCGCGATCGCAGGAACGACCGCCCCCTCAATCGCCTGCGCAGTTGGGGGTTCGAGATGGTCGCGCGTATCGCCGGATCGCGCTACGCCGATCCCGGCTGCGTCGTACGCGCTGTCCGCCGGCGCGTGCTGGACGAAGTGCCGATCCAGGACGAGCAACATCGATTCCTGCCGCTGATGGCTGAACTGCATGGCTTCCGCGTAGGCCAGGTGACCGTTCCGCAAGCGACCAGCGACGCCCGCCGTCCGCAGCATCGGCCCAGCATCTACCTGAACGTCGTATTGGACCTGTTCGCCGTCGCCTTCCTGTTGCGCTTCATCCAGAAGCCGTTCCGCTTCTTCGGCACGATTGGGGCGGTCTCCATCATCCTGAGCGTCCTGCTTGGTATCTATCTGCTGTATGAGCGGCAAGTGACCGGCGTGCCGATGTCGGATCGCCCGTTGCTGGTGCTCGACGCGCTGCTCGTCATCGTAGGCGTGCAGATCGCGGCCATCGGTTTGGTGGCGGAAATCGTGCTGTTCACGCGTAATGACGGGGGCAAGCACTATCACATCGACACCATAGTCGAGGAAGGCCAGCCCATTGCCTGA
- a CDS encoding FAD-dependent oxidoreductase, translating to MPDVVILGGGIQGMSMALAAVEHGIRPIIVERKTLGSGASGNSYGIVHGGLRYLQTLSVARWHKSRRAQRWFTERFPDQVRPLRCVMPLYSGKARSPMAFAAARGMESAMEAILHAPAAPAPAGTMSRDQVLDLFRVPDKHLIGGAYWHDLELCDADAILQQMATRAQAGGATLLLNHDAEGLLCDCKVRGLMLYDHAADRKRSMHADMVIDCRGANAGYWSGSLSRGIPAPTSATLAFNLLLDMPGPPPGNAIAVSCVPGSGRSYFLRTQRGHVLAGTFYRPSPGTREARPTEKDIEQALEELRVCLPDIAFARSMVVDVSAGLLPDKDGTGQHMVSSDRHLQPLGPGYHILLSSKLTTAPLASEHLASKLWPAGEKHTHIAGVLQSA from the coding sequence TTGCCTGACGTCGTCATCCTTGGCGGCGGCATACAGGGCATGAGCATGGCGCTGGCCGCCGTCGAGCATGGCATCCGCCCGATCATCGTCGAGCGGAAGACGCTTGGCTCCGGGGCGAGCGGAAACAGCTACGGCATCGTCCATGGCGGACTGCGCTATCTGCAGACGCTCAGCGTCGCGCGTTGGCACAAGTCGCGCCGCGCACAACGCTGGTTCACCGAACGCTTCCCCGATCAGGTGCGGCCGCTTCGCTGTGTGATGCCGCTGTATTCGGGGAAAGCACGCTCACCAATGGCCTTCGCGGCAGCGCGCGGCATGGAAAGCGCAATGGAAGCCATCCTCCACGCACCCGCCGCGCCCGCGCCCGCGGGCACCATGTCACGCGACCAGGTGCTGGACCTGTTCCGCGTTCCGGACAAGCACCTGATCGGCGGCGCCTATTGGCATGATCTGGAGCTATGCGACGCGGACGCAATATTGCAGCAGATGGCCACCCGTGCGCAGGCTGGCGGTGCGACGCTGCTGCTCAACCACGACGCTGAAGGGCTGCTTTGCGACTGCAAAGTGCGCGGGCTGATGCTGTACGATCATGCGGCGGACCGGAAGCGTAGTATGCACGCTGACATGGTTATCGACTGTCGCGGGGCGAATGCGGGTTATTGGTCGGGCAGCCTCAGTCGCGGCATTCCCGCGCCGACGAGCGCCACCCTCGCCTTCAACCTTCTGCTCGACATGCCGGGACCGCCGCCGGGCAATGCGATAGCGGTGTCCTGCGTCCCCGGTTCCGGTCGCAGCTATTTCCTACGGACGCAGCGCGGCCATGTCCTTGCAGGCACATTCTATCGCCCCTCCCCCGGTACGCGCGAGGCACGGCCGACGGAGAAGGATATCGAGCAGGCGCTGGAGGAACTCCGCGTATGCCTGCCGGACATCGCCTTCGCGCGCTCCATGGTGGTGGACGTGTCGGCGGGTCTATTGCCCGACAAGGACGGCACCGGGCAGCACATGGTTTCTTCGGACCGCCACCTCCAACCGCTTGGCCCCGGATATCACATCCTCCTCAGCAGTAAGCTGACCACCGCACCGCTGGCGAGCGAACACCTCGCGTCGAAGCTCTGGCCTGCGGGAGAAAAACACACACATATCGCAGGGGTTTTGCAAAGTGCCTGA